DNA sequence from the Bufo bufo chromosome 3, aBufBuf1.1, whole genome shotgun sequence genome:
agtgcactcaatctcttccacttctggggcagggctaggtggatggccctgggaaaccctgccaacagagtcatcaaaaagcagaagagactgctgcatgacttggggctcagactgcttggctgatgtgcaagggggtgaggtgaaagactgatggacatcggctgcaggtgccaactgtggtctttcagcaggagactgggtgggagacaatgtgaaggaactggatccgctgtcagcaacccaatctactatcgtctgtacttgttcaggcctcaccattcatagagccgcattaggcccgaccaaataccgctgcaggttctgtcgtctcctcgcacctgaggaaggggtttcacttgtgcgtgtagctggcacagatcgaccacgtcctctccctgcaacaggagccccaccagcagcaccacgaacggggtcacgtcccttatttgacgctctcctcattttttgcgtTCACCacaaaactaacagatggtttatgtcaggcgacaatgtaaccgccaatagtcaacaattaagcttactgacagtaaggcagcgccggggtcataaataggaaacatttcttgaggtcacacaacagtgagacaggcgaattttatacaattattttATACAACACTGtcacaaaaattggtaaattgtcaacccacaatgtaactgcagtattgactgattGTATTGAACTGTcggaaatgctgcaaaggcctcaaatgtagtatcttgcacaaaatgggtgtttttttaaaaccacaatataacagcagtatttaacgcttgtattggactgtcacaaatgtagcaaaggccgcaaaggtactttatgggggaaaaaaaaagaatttttaacccacaattaaacagatggattttacagattttctttcactatcacaaatgcagtgcagggcgcaaatgtactttttagcaaaaaataaaataatttgcccccccagatggatttacttggtttgtactttacagaaaaaaatgtgaatatgtcaccccctgggtccctgaactcacagacggattcccTATATtgatttcccttcccctggcacatatgcagtgcaggtgcacttacaaaatgggtatatgtcgcccactgaactaaaagaacaggattcaattattgtccctggcacagatgctgtgctggtgcactgaacttacacaaaatggccgccgccgctgccgcccacctaactaacagacggataaaagttatttttctctgtcactgggctcagggcagggtacaaaaatgttgcattgtgcccacaaaaaaaaatcactgtagatcgcagagttaacaacaagttctgatcacagattctgtcctattctctccctcacagcagcagcatcctctccctacgctaagcacagcagagtgacgtgcagcgctacgtgactccagcttatatagaggctgggtcacatgctgcactggccaatcacagccatgccaatagtaggcatcgctgtgatggcttctaagggcacacgagttaaccgcttgttgatttgctgctctgcagcctttcaaaaagcgccaataaatcgccaaacaccgaacccgaacctgaacttttactgaaatgtttggggtccggggtcaaaaaatcctaaagttcggtacgttcccgaactttacagttcgggtttgctcaaccctaaccctgacttctcgactccaccagaggaaagcggctgaacataaaggcactttacatgtgttttttttaatgtactgaatacactgttttcccatgcaccccttccaccagaaACAAggttatatggttgaatcttcctcttccatcatatataCATGCATTGCTtactcgtcacatataatgccctcgcatatatggtcTTCGAATCTATTTTTTTAGAGGTtccgctcaccagcagcccctcacatataattttttagaggttccgctcaccagcagcccctcacatataattttttagagggtcagctcaccttcaggcccgaaactcaaatattttacatgttcagctcacctacaggcccgcaactcaatgtgaatgaggccctcctttatgtgatatacaggttgtatcggagtgcctcttccttgtaatttttggcagcacttgcactttatatacaagtaaatatacagaaaataatgttttcaatcaatttttcctataaaatcgattttttactttggttttgtgcataaaaccttaattagattgtgggcctggtgatcagtttaacgctgcattcagacctgagcgtacgggatggagcgctctgtatgcgcgattgtatgcgcgtttacagacgcggctctggaccaagcgaacgcccattgtaacGCGTTCTcgctgaagtctatgtacgggaacgcgcgacaagacgccccaaagaagctcctgtacttcttggggcgacgggcgttttacagcgcgatcgtacgcgctgtaaaacgctcaggtgagaaccattcccatagggaaacattggttcttgcctgttgagcgttttacagcgcgtaggaacgcgctgtaaaacgctctggtctgaacccagcctaaggccttttaagcagcatcagcagcagcatggtgataaaaatgagtggcaaggtgacatagtatggagatggcagcatgaggaggccacatagtgagtctggataaaagactgaggccacagattgtttagaaagagctgtatcaccgtcacctgcagattaatgcagaccaggggcgtagctataggggaagcaggggaagctgcagctttgggaccctgacccagaagggggccAATCCAGTAGAagaaggactaaaggatttggtcagggcccccttaacagtattacataatgaaattatatacagtaacagtatagacagtgtataaaatggatggatcagctgccggccctggtctgacagagcgatctttactagccacaggaatgggggcggcatgaaaggaaggggccgctaaaaaattattgtgggatggagccccattcaaaaatttgctgtggggcccagtcatttctagctacgccactgatgcagcccacaaaagcaagttgggtttatcgattccagCCCCACTTTctctcaggatcatgtgagacccttcttcttcctccctagtgtgagatggggaaacagctctcattgtctgaacattgtgtttgtttaaatgaagttaaatgatctggactgacattctgctgtttggccacaagatgccgctgtttccaagACACAACTAACAAActgcatatatttttatattaatgaGAGGTGTGGTTTTCAGATCTTGCTAGAAAGGAGGCAGCGTCCATCTTAGAAGCAAGCTGAGACTGAGGAGctgtgtgtgagcagagaatccgATGGATCCAGGAGTGAGAGGACCGCTCAGTGACCACAGCTGCAGCTGAGTCAAGCTGATCGTGGTCCAAGACCCAGATCCTGTCCAGGGAAAGGAGGACTGTTTCCAGGAAGGCTGATAAGAGCTGAGAAAGAAAGCAGCATACCCTGAGGGACCTCATGTTTGCTGGAGAGACTGGTTGTTTGGTTCAGAGTCATCAGCGGAAGAAGAGCAGACCCGGgttggtaagatcgtgcacgcacctcattgcagcgttggcgcctagagactgagaccaggcctgtagttagctagttagggtctctgctttgtgtcaggCCTAAAGTGTTTCTACTGTTACTACAAGGACTCCATTACTTAAAGGAAACAAATAGTATGTAGAGCAGCACTCCTATACCTTCCAGACTCCTTCAGACATGCAACAGCCAATCCAAAGCACCAGATCCACGGTGCTTTACAGATGAATATTCAAAATGGAAGATGATGGCAGCATTTTCGTCTAAAGATCCTTTATTTAGCAATTAGTCCATAAGAACATGTACAAAAAGGTGCATAaaaagcagcaacgtttcgactaacacctagtctttgtcaagcctggcTTGAGAAAGACTAGGTGTTAGTCGAAATGTTGctgctttttttgcacctttttgtaCATATTCTTATGGACTAAGTGCTAAATAATGGATCTTTAGACGAAAATGCTGCCATCATCTTCCATTTTGAATATCCATTACTTAAAGGGACATTGCACATTTGGGAGCTGATAAAGACCCCCACGAACTCTATCCAGCAGCATTTTGCTCAGGAGTAATACTCAGACATGTGTGCTACCggactagttatgggagggggaatattgCAGAGCACGGTAAGATTGGAAACTGTTGTGTGGCACGGTAGGCCAGCCCGTACTAAGCACCCAAACTAGAGcagacatgctcaacctgcggccctccagctgttgtaaaactacaactcccacaatgttctgctgtaggctgatcgggcatactgggagttgtagttttgcaacagctggagggccgcaggttgagcgtgcCTGCTCTAGGGTAATAATAGGTACGGCGAGGCtgttttagttgtgcccgccagtaagtAAATTACCGCAAAATTTTCTCCGGCATCCATCAGAGGGCGCCGTGCAGTGCAAGAgaggggtctcagccttcgggctgtgTGTATGTAAACTTGTTTTCTGTTCTGTTCAgcttttgtggttgtgtttattaccacgtgttagtaaaattctgttttggcaaaagctggttttGCGGTTGCTTTCcccgttcgtgacttcgctgtatcctgcggAGCCCAcctcggtacacggcttacactagTACTTTTTTCCAGCTGAGCAGTAAAAAAACTAACTTGAAAGGGTTCAGGTTCGTCTGTCATCTGAAAAAATGCAAAGTTTGTAACTAACCCAGTTTGTTACGAACTGGTTCACTCATCTTTAGCTGATACCTTTGCTTTCCTATATCCCAGACATTTCATGCTATACCCGCCATGGAGTATCTGTTTTTTGTGATACTGACACTGCATACAAGTGTCTATACTATTCATCGCCCCCTGTGAGGGGCGTCCATACGGTCACAGTCTTTTGTTTTAGTGATTTGTTTATAAGattcatttttttcccctaattacgggtcagcccccccccccatcagaacCCCAAGCCTTCCTCACTGGGTTTGATTACTGCATATATGTTGGTCTTGTAATGCAGAATAGGGGCATATGAAGATGGTCATATGCCAATAGATGTTGGCCAAACAGCTACACttcctgactcccccatacacatgcagacTCGACATGAGGAGAGTGGAGTAACCCACTGCTGAACGACCATGAGGATGACTTATCTACACAGTGAACAAAAAGATTGTTCATTCAAATGAAACATTTCGCATCCtccttttccccaaaaaaagtctATTGTGTAGGTGATAAGATTCACCCATACACATAACATAGTTGGCTGGTCCCAGTAAGATCATCGGGTTTGACAAACTTGGGCACCGTAACTTGAGTGCCTTGATTCTCACCTGTGTACAAGATATCTCCTGAGGGTAAGAATTACTCTCTTAGACTTAATAATACTCCCTCCAGACTTAGTAATGGGGCCCCTCAAGTAGGGAAGACTTGGAAGGGGTGTAAGAAACCAGATTTCCAGCCATACATTTTTGAATTTGAGATTTTGCTTAATGACTACAACATTTTCAAAGACAATTAAGAATAATATATGGATGAGGAGTCTTAAAGTGGATTAAGATTATCTGGAATGAAGATTCGTGCGAATTcccgttcccgacaatctgcctgcGTAAATGTGCCGCTGATCACCTGATGACTGAGCATTTTGCTCGGGTCATCTTGTCGTTGGTGCAGGCACATcaattatcatttctgggcagcagatcgtgcagtCGAAACACCAATCTCCAGCCCAGAAAcagtgcagctgtatgaggacgagcgatgacAATAGCGACCCCTCGTCCTCATACCGTGAATGAGATCGCTTCATGTACATGTAGTACCTAGAGCGGACACTACCATTCATTCACACTGCTATTGTCTCTAAGGCATAACgaataatgtcatctgtgtatttaattcCAGAGTCTAGCACAGCACAGAAAGAGAAAGCAAGGTATcccagtttgcctgccagtttaagctAAAACCTGCTGAAGCCAAGAGAAAGAACAAATATTGTCTGGatacaagtttattcaagtaaagctgatgaacttttaccaagtctggactcttactccaccaactatCACTCACCCCTTTATTGCtacggagcctaaccctggggtgcgacggtatccaggtaggagcaccgtgacacacaaaaCTAATAAGACCGcatcaccactcggcattcctaaaacctgggacacgatcggccCTGGGAGGTGGCACTTTGCATAAATATAGCAGTGGACTGTCTGGAAGGAATGCTTACTTCCCAACAATTGGCTTTAACTCGGCCTGTGAAAACCCGCATTTACAGTCACAAGTGACCCCTTTAGAGAAGCTGTGAGGTTGGTGCCTTAGCTGATTATGAGCATTTGATAACCCAAGATAGGGAAAGAGGAAAAAACTGAAGTGGGTGGAGTCTGACACATATAAAAAGCCAGAAAATGTAAAAGCTAAGGGCTGCTTAAATCCAGAAACCATACTAAAAACATCACTAGATGAAGCACTAGGACTTTACACCGAGAAGAGGTGGAGATCTTCATACACTATGAAGGAACCCAATATCTGGACCTTCCCTTTACTTACCCATTCTCAATATATAAACTAGTTGAACATGTAATAAATATCACACATTATCAGCGGCTTTATACATCCTCAACATCTGTGCATCTTTTATAGGGTCCATGATTGTATCCTTCACATTCTGCTCTGATCAGATGTTTCTGAAGTTTTTTCTCTGATGGATAATTTTGCCATATAACTTTTTGAGTCTTTGTCGGATCTGCTTGGTTTTTATCCCATAAATTAAGGGGTTAATCACAGGGGGGAGCAGGAGATAGACATTCCCGAATAGAATAGGAAGGTTTGGCATTGTGTTGCTTTTGAACCTGTGTACGACAGATAGACCAATCAGGGGGATGTAGTAGACGAGGACGGCACATATGTGGGAGGCACACGTGCTGAAGGCCTTCATGCTGGCATCTTCTCCCAGACCAAGCACCGTCTTAATGATCAACATGTAAGAAAAGAAGATGAAGAGCGAGTCGATGCCCATGACTGAAAGGATGACAAATAGTCCATAGATAATATTGACTTTGATGTCTCCACAAGCTAGATTCATCAACTCTGGGTGCAGGCAGTAGGAATGGGTCAGGTGATTGTTCTTCCACAGAGGAAGCCTCTTGATAATTAGAGGGATGGGAATCATAACAAGAGCTCCTCTCACCAAGATCATGGCAAAAATCTTACAAATTTTCGTACTGGTTAGAATAGACGAGTATCGTAGAGGGTGGCAGATAGCCACATAGCGATCGACAGCCATGGCCACCAAGATGCCAGACTCCAGAGCGGAGAGAAAATGGATGAAGAACATTTGGGTAAGACAAAGATCGAAAGTAATTTCCTTGTCATCCATAAGGAAGATCTCCAGCATTTTTGGCATGGTTGTGGTGGCTAACAGCAAGTCTATCATCGACAGCATGGACAGAAAGATGTACATAGGTTCATGAAGTTCCTGGTCCACCCTGATGATGTAGAGAATTGAGGTGTTTCCTATAACAGCAATGACGTACATTGAGATGAGAGGAAAACCcatccagaagttgaagtcctctAGACTTGGGATGCCGTTGAGGATGAAATAATTGGTGTCACTGCAGTTATGGTTGTTGGCCCACATGAGCAGAGTGGACTTATGGAAGATGCATCTTCTGCAATGTAaggagaaagtaaaaaaaataaaataataaaagtcgtTACTGAACATCAGtgtagatagagaccgggggcgaggtaatgtaattgggggaggaatggaagaagGGACTAGAACGGTttagaaggaaaagtgtagggtaaaaatatacataaacctcttaattgtatgtatactaatgccagaagcctgactaataaaccggggaactggaattagtgatgtgtgaggaggactgtgacagtgggaataactgagacacggctggatgatagctatgacagtgggaataactgagacatggctggatgataactatgacagtgggaataactgagacacggctggatgatagctatgacagtgggaataactgagacacagctggatgatagctatgacagtgggaataactgagacatggctggatgatagctatgacagtgggaataactgagacatggctggatgatagctatgacagtgggaataactgagacatggctgtatgatagctatgacagtgagaataactgagacatggctggatgatagctatgacagtgggaataactgagacatggctgcatgatagctatgacagtgagaataactgagacacatctggatgataactatgacagtgggaataactgagacatcgctggatgatagctatgacagtgggaataactgagacatggctggatgatggctatgactgtgggaataactgatacaaggctggatgatagctatgacagtgggaataactgagacatggctggatgatagctacgacagtgggaataactgagacatggctggatgatagctatgacagtgggaataactgagacacggctggatgatagctatgacagtgggaataactgagacatggctggatgatagctatgacagtgggaataactgagacacggctggatgatagctatgacagtgggaataactgagacatggctggatgatagctatgacagtgggaataactgagacatggctggatgatagctatgacagggggaatgactgagacatggctggatgatagctatgacagtgggaataactgagacacggctggatgatagctatgacagtgggaataactgagacacggctggatgatagctatgacagtgggaataactgatacaaggctggatgatagctctgacagtgggaataactgagacatggctggatgatagctatgacagtgggaataactgagacacggctagatgatagctatgacagtgggaataactgagacacggctggatgatagctatgacagtgg
Encoded proteins:
- the LOC120994112 gene encoding olfactory receptor 51E1-like; translation: MWANNHNCSDTNYFILNGIPSLEDFNFWMGFPLISMYVIAVIGNTSILYIIRVDQELHEPMYIFLSMLSMIDLLLATTTMPKMLEIFLMDDKEITFDLCLTQMFFIHFLSALESGILVAMAVDRYVAICHPLRYSSILTSTKICKIFAMILVRGALVMIPIPLIIKRLPLWKNNHLTHSYCLHPELMNLACGDIKVNIIYGLFVILSVMGIDSLFIFFSYMLIIKTVLGLGEDASMKAFSTCASHICAVLVYYIPLIGLSVVHRFKSNTMPNLPILFGNVYLLLPPVINPLIYGIKTKQIRQRLKKLYGKIIHQRKNFRNI